The Biomphalaria glabrata chromosome 17, xgBioGlab47.1, whole genome shotgun sequence genome segment GCAGAAGATTGTGAGAAGAGTGGTAGCATTCACACATGCCAGGCAATCATGTACgaatttacattaatttatgtttttgaACCGGTATTACAGATTTATGGTCTTACCCGAACATATTCATAAGATACTAAACCTTCCATATCAAGAGTGGTAAAGTGCAATAGATTTACACTCATTTTTAGTAACTTTCATTTGAGTAATAAAAAGTGTTAATTTACTTGAGCGTACTTTCTCACTTAGATATAATTTTatccacaaaaaaaagttggggAGAATCTTTAATACAGTGAATGTGTTACATAATACACTGTTAGTACTAGGTTATAATATTTTATCATGTTGTTACGAtcctctcctaatcaggccttctgcatacactgctaaacacaacatagcacatctaacacatcaagaacttgacgacaaggctccaaataatctagtgctttaataatggtcaattaaaacagccaatatgacacaattggcaacacaataaacTACTACTACCGTACtgaactctactgtctctatttcttcctggactcgtacataacacttgaggactcgaccaggactgacttcatggctgactaacagtcacggtctcaacgctctccggtcttgaactgccgctttcttacacactgtgtctctggtctctGCAGGCCtatgatcacatgaccataacacggtcatatttgtgtgtaatagcagtactgtcccttgtccatcgacAGCCGTTGATCTGAGCAATTTGCCTGAGTTCACGTGTGTCAACTGAACctacagttaaccctatcgcgCCACCAATatggtcaattaaaacagccaatataacatatatattggcaacacaataaacTACTACTACTGTATTGAACTCTACTGTCAGTTAACCCtattgcgccgccaatagggttataacaatattctgTCATTGTTCAGACACAGTCTAATTAGTCTAAATAAAAACCATTTCAGAAGGGAAGATAGTTAATATTACAAACATTCTGTAAATTGTTATgaagagaaaaatatttttctctatgctcaaggaaaaatgtaatttaagtaTACAATCTAacctttttataaaattaaatctaaTGGTCTGTCTAATCTTTTCACCAGACAAGCTGTAATAGGAATAGGCAttgaagaggaagacagaaaaCACACATGGATGGAAGATGCAGATTCTGTAAGTTGTTTACTTTGTACTGTACTTTGAAAGTTATGCAGACATAATTAaccattaattaaataatttgaaagtAATGAACACTACATTCAAATTTCTCTCAGTGTGCATCACATCAAGCATATGAATGTGCCAGAGCCATCTATGCTCATGCCCTGGCAGAGTTTCCCAGCAAGAAGAGCATCTGGTTGAGAACAGCTTATTTTGAGAAAAATCATGGAACAAGGTTTGTAACTGGCATCTGTAGTCAAGAATTCTTTCTTAGTCTCTTTTATTGGATATTCTTTGAattctttttatataaactaCATTCAGCTcttaaaaatgaatatttaaacCCGTTTTGTAAAATTTGCTAAGTACTGGTAAGTTATGAATTTTGCAGAGTACCGgtacataaaataattttcGGGTAAGTTAATTAGAAATCGaagcaaataattattttgacaACACCAGGTTAATCATAAAGCCTTTTTCTAACAGTAGTATTTAGTTTGCTAattctaaaacaaacatttacttGCTTACAATAATATGCTTAGTAGTAGTGCATTGATTTAGCATTTCTAgggattttgttttttgttatgtagatgatttaaatatattttacatttttcttgcaGGGAGTCCTTGGAAGCCTTGTTGCAGCGAGCTGTTGCACATTGTCCTAAAGCTGAAGTACTTTGGCTTATGGGAGCCAAATCTAAATGGCTGGCAGGGGATGTACCTGCAGCCAGAAGTATTCTGGCCTTGGCTTTCCAGGCCAATCCAAACAGTGAGGAAATCTGGCTGGCTGCCGTGAAGCTGGAAAGTGAGAACAATGAATTTGAGCGAGCCAGGAGGCTTCTGCAGAAGGCCAGAGCTAGCGCTCCAACTGCTCGTGTATTTATGAAGTCTGTCAAGCTAGAGTGGTGCCTAGGAGAAATCAGAAATGCAGAGATACTTCTTGAGGAGGCCGTCAAGCACTACCCAGACTTTGCCAAGCTTTGGATGATGAAAGGTCAGATTCAGCAAGAGGCTGGGAAGAAAGACGCAGCCAGAGATGCCTATAATCAAGGCTTGAAAAAATGCCCCCAAGCTGTTCCTCTTTGGCTGCTTCTGTCCAGACTGGAGGAATCAGGTGGTCAGCTGACCAGAGCAAGGTCCATTCTTGAAAAAGCTCGACTAAAGAACCCACACAATGATTTGTTATGGTTGGAAGCAATCAAAGTAGAAATAAGAGGTGGTTTGAAAAACATTGCACTGACTCTGATGGCTAAAGGTATATTATTCTTAGTTATATTAAATGTGATTTCAATTAATATTCATTGATGCGAACAGCTAAAATCACACAAAAGCCAACAAAATTGCAAAACCATATGAATTTTATGTTAGTATTAAATTTCCATTCTCAGCTCTTCAAGAATGTCCAAATTCTGGAATTTTGTGGGCAGAGTCTATTTTCATGGAGGCCAGGCcacagagaaaaacaaaatgtgttgaTGCCCTCAAGAAATGTGAACACAATTCACATGTACTATTAGCAGCCtcaaagtaatctttttttttttgttgttgtcttatAAGAATTTTTCTCTTGATAAAAGCTGAGCTATTATTTAGTTACTTGCTTATCTCATTGTTccaaaaagaaaagattatcATGTTCTTATCATATCTTTGTGTAAACACTTGTATACAAATATatctatttttctttataaaatgtaaagGTGATCTCTAAATTTCCCTCTTTCTTAAGGTGAATTCTTTATAAAATAGGTTTGATGTTTACACATAAcacttaaaataatttaaacattgCAGGTTGTTTTGGTGTGAGCGTAAGATAACCAAAGCCAGAGACTGGTTCAACCGTACAGTTAAGATTGACCCAGACCTTGGTGATGCTTGGGCTTACTTTTATAAGTTTGAGCTGGCTCATGGTGAAGAGGTCAGTAATAGGATGTTTAGTgttatgtaaacatttttaaaaatttcaaaattttcattgtaaatattaacatttttttaaaatacatcttTGATAGAAACACCAAGAGGAAGTCAGACAGAGATGTATCACAGCTGAGCCACACCATGGTGAGAGTTGGTGTCGTGTTTCTAAAGACATAAAAAATTGGCGACTCAAAACAGAAGATCTTCTCCCATTAGTAGCTAAATCTCTTCCAGTTcctgtataattttttttttactttacccTTTATCAAATTTGTCACTGATTAACAATCAATCATATTGTTTTTCAATATGTATATGTATTGTATGTGTTACTGTTTGACTTCTACTAATAAACAGAAAAGTTTAATTTGTATTCttatttcttaattattttgttgtttcaaTGCCATGATGTAGTGTATAATTATTAAGCGTCTATTGATCTTATTAGTTTTTATCTTATCTACATTCTCTATTTGATGGGGTACCTACGGAGCAATTAAAGCCATTTATtcataaaaatgcaaaaaattttatttttctgcaAGTGGTTTCAGTTAACATTATTAACCTTTATTTctgatattttcatttttttctttgtaaaagcAAGTTGCAAAAGGGAATACATCATCTCTTAAGATttagacgtaaaatgccacagacgtTTACATGAAATATTATGGCTAttgcatacatatatatatagatatatatatgttaccTACATGATAATAATGGAGCACTTGTAAAAAGCAATAGTTCATTTTAAGGTTGTAAAAATGTCTTCGTATGACAGATAGTTCTTATTGAGTTCTTAATTAAAATGCTTAGTTCATATGGAGGTTAGCTATAAGTATTTCATTACAAATTTATTGTAACCTACTGCTCATATTCTACATCATAACATTACTTAAATGTTTAGTAATATGACTTTCTGTCACAGAATAATTACTATATAGGCAACTCCTTTTACAAAATGAAGTACATATTGTTAAAAGCtgtaacatttaaatttagaaattagctgaaataattttatagtttttcactgtgttaagtttgatatatacatatagagaTATCCGACACTTAAGGTATCTGTTTGCAGCACATTCTGGGGCAAAGTAATGCTGCAAAGCTATTTACTTTCTTAATCTTCTTATAGAAGAATGTTACTAAAAGCTCTGTCATTTAAGCTGTCAAGATACATGCTCCTTCCTTCTTGGCTAAAGCTGATATCCAAATAAGAGTACTAGGGTATGTCTAAATTATTATTGCCTATCAAACTTCATATCTTTTGTATCTAAACAATAAATCTTTCCCATCATTGCACATTTAGCAAGCCTCTAAACTCTAACAGTCACTTTCAGACTATAAGtttgttaaaacatttctttcttatcAAATGTTTATTCCAatgtcttattaaaaaaaaaaagttctatgaATTAGCTTTAAAAgccaataaaaaattatttaagtctAGTATCAACAGAACCAGTACAAACATTTTTAGCAGTTGGGACACTAACAATGACTTGAATGAAATATAACAATGATAATGCTGTTTCTCAAAACTTAGTTCAATGTGTTGACAAATATGAGAGTTGTGttagaaacaaatataaacaacacaCCAAAGTCTCTTGGCAAAGTGAAGAGATTGCAGAGACTATGAAGAGAATTTCAAGAAAATAAGAAAGTGGCACAAGATAACATACATGTATTTTTGATTCAACAAGCCCCATAGAGTCATTCTCACTAGGTTTTAGCAAATGTTTGACAGAGGAACGATTAACATGGCAAGCTGAAATAGAACTTTctattgaaaaaacaacaactttgaaaTTATAAGAGTAGAAAACAAAACGTTTCTGTCTAAAGTCAAACCAAACTCTCAAGACATTTCAGCTTCACTACCTCTGAGAGAGTGGTAAGACATCCATGATTCTCAGTTGGCACCAAGAGAGTTGGTGTAGATCATCTCAGCTGTATGTAAATTTCACACATTTGTGAAGgatgaaatacttttttttttaatcaatgtcTTGAACttctaattaatttaattgaaCCCTTTCCAAACATAATGACCTTAAAAGATTAATGTATACAAGACTTAGCCCATGTGTTCCttccttaattaaaaaaaaaaaagcagttgacCAAGTACTTCACAGAAGTGGCaactgtaaataaacattttttttaagaaaaagaaaacaccaAAATGAATATGTATTCTGTTTTCAAACAAATATTAACAATTAAAGATCACATTAGaatttaaatgaaacaaaaaatcaattaattcaataacaaacaaacaaaaatgttctcACAGCTTCCTAATTAACAAATAACATCTTAAATTACTTCTTCAATGACACCCTTGCTTTTTATagcaccattaaaaaaaaaacaaagtgactACAATTTGAGCTGATACACCAACAGAAGgccattacattttttgtttctgaccAAGAATGGCAAAAAAGCAAAAATCTCTTTTTGTTCTAAATTCTATTCCTAAATATAGCACAGAATAAGGAAAACACATTTCTAATTCAATCAATTTAAATGCAAGTTAATTCTTTCTATCAGACCAGTGTAATCCTAAGTATGTTTTGTAGAGCCCTTCAAAGGGAAGAACATAATATTTTCcccaaatggacctcattcaccaatcgtaaacaaacaatatttagtcacgtgatcttattgataaaacaacggaaaaaaactgtcacgtgacaaccatcatgaattaaacatgagatcgtaaattatatagaagagatagagcaccacgtggctaaatgttgtttgtttacgattggtgaatgagatccattCCAGCTAAAATACCCATTGACTATGTTTTctcaaaaagaagaaaactatgtacccaaaattaaaaattccatcCTGCTTCATAGTAGGTAGAAACAATTAACAATTCTAGACATTACCTGTTCCACTGTAGGTAGTAACAATAAATGAAGACATTATATCCTGTTCCACTGTAGGTATTAACAATAATGAAGACATTTCCTTTTCCACTATAGGTAgtaacaataaaaacacaatATATGACAGCtatcaacaaaaacatttgattaaagaggacaataaatacaaatatatatatcaaaaccaatttgaaaaagaaaaagaataacttaaaaaaaatatatatacaacatcAGCAACATGAAAGGATCaactaaacaataaaaacaaaattaattcggTGTATTTCTTTTAACACACTAATATATCAAAACTGaatcatttcaattttttttttaatatgatttGTATAGAGACACTTTATAAGTGTTAATGTGATAGGtgattaaataaaacaataaatcacCCTATGActtagtaaatatatattttataatatgatTGATGTTTGTTTTATGGCAAAGTAAGTCTATTTTTAAGGAGATAATCCATATACAATAGAATAGATCattgtaaaagaaaacaaaataatttcaaaacttaaatattttgattgcttgtaaatatattgtttttttttaatttgtatttactGCTATAAAAACCTTtgaaacaatacaaatattttattaaaatatacttCGTCAAAGTTTTCAAGTATGTTAACATCTAATGCAAGGACGATGcttgatttttttcaaatgtgaaaATTTAAGGTACAACAGACTAACTTTTTGCCCTACCAAGAACAAACATCATTCTATATAAGTTTGTCACTGATATACACACCTTTCTAGATACTTGCGcaattacttaattttttttttttgctttgctcTATTCCCTCTAAAGTGAGCTCATTCCTTCTGGCCACTTAATACTAATATCAACTTGCAGTATTCAAAAGCAGCTACAGTATAACTAACTAAGCTTGTCTGATAAATTTTACAGTTTGAAATTATACATAAGTACTTATATTAAAGGTTTATACAAATTGTTTAAATCAatatgattataaaaaaaatgtattaagttCATTTATAAGTACCATAAGTAAACAAAATACAGGAAGAAGAAAGAGGTGTTTCTTAAGGATTAgaatctctctatatatctatctatctgatgttgtttctatatatatgtgtatttaatatatatgtcCCCCCTCTCTCTAATGTATTATCCTTTATTAAGGACAAGTACAtcctaataaaaatatttcatttcattctaTGTCAATACATTTAGCCTACAACAATGACTtgaataaatgtttctttttaaaacctaattaaaagattaaaataagtCACAGTTTTAAGTTAATGTGGAGTGGTGCATTCTAACCTTATTAAAATGTGTAGAGCGTGGCCAGTTCAAATTATATGATGTCTAAGTCATGTGGAGGTTGGTCATCTGGCATGTCATTAAGTCTAAGCTCTGTTCTGTTCTAGATTTTTCCCTTACTTGCTCATTTAGTTCCTGCTCAAAGCGCCTATGAATCTGAGTGAGATCTTCAGCTGAAAGGGACCTGACCAACCTCAGCTCCTGACTTGGCTTGACTGGAGATGCTGTATTGGACTTTGATTGAGTTAAACCCTGTGATTCTGTGACTCTGTGGCAAAAAGTCTCGGAGCTTGAGCTGGAAACCAAATTGGATGACAGAAAAGGACTGGCACCAGTTTCAAAAAATTCAGATCCAAAATCTGATTCTTGCATTGAATGGTAGAGTCTATTTGGGATTTTGTAAGGGCAACGAGACCGCCGATAACGATCTTTTCTCAGCCGAGACATGCGAGGAATAGATCTGCGTCGCCTAATGGACTCCTCCAAAACATCTGGATTTCTATATTCAAGCCTCATTTGTTGTGATTTGTGTGGTATGTAATCCATACCCATGCTTGTTCCCTGGTCTACCACTGAAGTCACATCAGAAACGCTAGTGACGTAGTTTGAATCAAGTTGAATAATGCGAAAGCCATTGGGTTTTCCCAAGTTAGTAAGATTCGGAGAACTCTCACTCTTTGATCGAAGTCGCTGTTCACGTTTTCGCAAGGATGTTAAGCCTCTAGTTTCAAGTAAAAATTGCTTTCTACTGTTAGTTGTTGTGCTCAGCATTCCCAGCTCATCCAAAGCACTATCCAAATCCATAGAATTAGAATTACTACTTGCAGTAATGACCGAGTCCTCCATACACTGGGAGAAGTCAACATTGAACCCCATAGTTGATACAGGAGCAGAAGAAGATAGCAGTGACTTGAAACTTGCTGACCCACTCAACTTCCCACCTATTTCTCGATTCTGAAGAAAACGCAAGTTGACAGAACTATTTTCATTACAGTTTTTTTCATCACTTTTGCTAGTAGATGGGATGAACATTTTTACGTCTTCGTTTGGTAaagaactagaatctagtttATAACCAATATTATTAGAATTGAAGCCCTCAAATAAGCTTTGATCTTGATTATAAAAAGGATCACAGATTTGTATGTTCTGTATCAGAGGTGACAATTTACATTCTTGATGCCTGCCTGTTGAAGTAGGCTGAAAATCTTTTGAACCATACATCAGCTTTGAACCATTGCcaacattttgaaattgatTAGCATAAGAAGCTGACGGAACAGATGGTTCACAGCAAAAGCACCCACGTTCCTCTGGCATAAAAGGCATAGGATATCTGaagacaataaaaagaaatgtgatgatttttcagcaattaaaaaaaaagatgaaaaaaaaaaacccactactttttacttttatttcaggTGAATAAATAACATCTATATAGAAAAACTGTGGCAATTAGATATAATCTTGAATATAGATTCAAAACTACTCTAAAACTAtacttatataaatatgtatgctCTATGAAAAAGGATTCTTACTtctgatatagatatttatctACCAAGTTACTAGCTAGATTCTAACTTAGACATTTAAATTTAACCCTTTTTCTCTCAATTTAATACAAATACttgcttgaattttttttttttttaattttacacccTTCTAAATGACATGATTAAATGGGTTAGATAACAAATACATATTTTGAAAGTAAACAAGTTCTAAATTGACTAAATCTTGACTCTAGACTTTTTGTTATCAAGTATTTATTCTTCGCTTGAATGAgatgcagatttaaaaaaaaatcactaactTTATTCTAAGGTACAAGTCTTTTGAgtctttatatatagatctaactaatataagaatattatagtagatctaaatagatctatcatctagatgtctatatagattctaacatattataaaaataaaataacaaacaaaaaataataagactttaaaaaaaaaaagcatgtatTAAGTGAATCAAATgtacattaaatttgtaaatttgtaatagatctaaccagtcctttttttttgtcatggtATGCACCGGTACAGCATaacggcacctttttcaatgt includes the following:
- the LOC106051493 gene encoding uncharacterized protein LOC106051493 isoform X1, encoding MSGYPMPFMPEERGCFCCEPSVPSASYANQFQNVGNGSKLMYGSKDFQPTSTGRHQECKLSPLIQNIQICDPFYNQDQSLFEGFNSNNIGYKLDSSSLPNEDVKMFIPSTSKSDEKNCNENSSVNLRFLQNREIGGKLSGSASFKSLLSSSAPVSTMGFNVDFSQCMEDSVITASSNSNSMDLDSALDELGMLSTTTNSRKQFLLETRGLTSLRKREQRLRSKSESSPNLTNLGKPNGFRIIQLDSNYVTSVSDVTSVVDQGTSMGMDYIPHKSQQMRLEYRNPDVLEESIRRRRSIPRMSRLRKDRYRRSRCPYKIPNRLYHSMQESDFGSEFFETGASPFLSSNLVSSSSSETFCHRVTESQGLTQSKSNTASPVKPSQELRLVRSLSAEDLTQIHRRFEQELNEQVREKSRTEQSLDLMTCQMTNLHMT
- the LOC106051493 gene encoding uncharacterized protein LOC106051493 isoform X2 — protein: MPFMPEERGCFCCEPSVPSASYANQFQNVGNGSKLMYGSKDFQPTSTGRHQECKLSPLIQNIQICDPFYNQDQSLFEGFNSNNIGYKLDSSSLPNEDVKMFIPSTSKSDEKNCNENSSVNLRFLQNREIGGKLSGSASFKSLLSSSAPVSTMGFNVDFSQCMEDSVITASSNSNSMDLDSALDELGMLSTTTNSRKQFLLETRGLTSLRKREQRLRSKSESSPNLTNLGKPNGFRIIQLDSNYVTSVSDVTSVVDQGTSMGMDYIPHKSQQMRLEYRNPDVLEESIRRRRSIPRMSRLRKDRYRRSRCPYKIPNRLYHSMQESDFGSEFFETGASPFLSSNLVSSSSSETFCHRVTESQGLTQSKSNTASPVKPSQELRLVRSLSAEDLTQIHRRFEQELNEQVREKSRTEQSLDLMTCQMTNLHMT